One region of Salvia miltiorrhiza cultivar Shanhuang (shh) chromosome 3, IMPLAD_Smil_shh, whole genome shotgun sequence genomic DNA includes:
- the LOC131018294 gene encoding uncharacterized protein LOC131018294: protein MAPQKKKRRPSRKPRLPSPPPVYHSEGAPSFGASPALPATGTLPAATEVSPADALAIVVFSPPTCENVPSTEPSASATISDVPVSPSPSTSRKRRRKVAIPKPKKLRKSTSGKAKLPTSSKAKAKATTSTPLRRSSRQHARPITIDTRVHEIASTSDSEDEAYEQGAEDEQVEQDEEYEQEEEEQAETGPRQKPKRRKPAVPHSRFTITKVGARYFQPHYRLHYSSTLVLAAASHPAH from the coding sequence ATGGCTCCTCAGAAGAAGAAGCGACGCCCATCCCGCAAGCCGCGGCTGCCATCTCCCCCTCCCGTCTACCATAGCGAAGGAGCGCCGTCTTTCGGCGCGAGTCCAGCCCTTCCAGCCACCGGAACACTCCCTGCCGCCACTGAGGTGTCTCCGGCCGATGCTTTAGCCATCGTTGTGTTCTCACCACCGACGTGTGAGAACGTACCATCCACCGAGCCCTCAGCCTCAGCCACCATCTCCGACGTTCCGGTTTCTCCATCACCGTCTACCTCAAGGAAAAGACGTCGGAAGGTGGCCATTCCTAAGCCAAAGAAGCTACGCAAATCCACCAGCGGGAAAGCCAAGCTCCCCACGTCTAGTAAGGCGAAGGCAAAAGCTACGACCTCCACCCCTTTAAGGCGGAGCAGCCGCCAGCATGCTCGACCTATCACGATCGACACCCGCGTGCATGAGATTGCATCTACCTCCGATTCTGAAGACGAAGCGTACGAGCAGGGAGCTGAGGATGAACAGGTGGAACAAGACGAAGAGTACGAGCAGGAAGAGGAGGAGCAAGCTGAGACGGGGCCGCGCCAGAAGCCTAAGCGCCGGAAACCCGCTGTCCCTCACAGCCGGTTCACCATTACCAAAGTCGGTGCGAGGTACTTCCAGCCACACTACCGACTCCACTACTCCTCCACCCTGGTTCTTGCCGCAGCTTCACACCCTGCGCACTGA